The following are from one region of the Prevotella communis genome:
- a CDS encoding acyltransferase family protein, which produces MSVPVSKRVEWLSFLRGLNILLVVMFHVQLIDMSTGLNHQFCSDISYPFNPLRMPLFIFCSGGLLYLSRISKNWSVKSLYIDKAKRIFIPFIFFSFIYYFLKLLVNKYVKTQVDFSLGNFLESFIIFEGHPTAPLWFLATLMTLMLMYPLFRFLCNKVFYVVSFFLFCVVFYYIDLTSLLPYNFFYILKINHYLIYFFFGIFFFRLKIYQFIDNWYYLFIFITLYIITYYYHIDLLCSILGILWMISMSMIVSGYIPNLLSSYREYIYQIYLLSLPFQAFVELILWKKIFYCESFFLVFYILSILIGLFVPVLISKAVEKTNIKYMKMCFGLK; this is translated from the coding sequence ATGTCTGTGCCTGTATCTAAAAGAGTTGAATGGCTCTCATTTCTTCGAGGACTTAATATTCTATTAGTTGTCATGTTTCATGTTCAACTAATAGATATGTCGACTGGACTAAATCATCAGTTTTGTAGCGATATATCGTATCCTTTTAATCCTTTAAGAATGCCATTGTTTATTTTCTGTTCAGGTGGATTACTATATCTTAGTAGAATATCAAAAAACTGGAGTGTAAAATCGTTGTATATTGATAAGGCAAAAAGAATTTTTATACCATTCATTTTCTTTTCTTTTATCTATTATTTTCTAAAATTACTAGTCAATAAATATGTAAAGACTCAGGTTGACTTTTCGCTTGGTAATTTCTTAGAGTCATTCATTATCTTCGAAGGTCATCCTACTGCTCCTTTATGGTTTCTCGCTACCTTAATGACGTTAATGCTGATGTATCCGCTTTTTCGTTTTTTATGTAATAAAGTTTTTTATGTAGTGTCTTTCTTTCTTTTTTGTGTAGTTTTTTATTATATTGACTTAACCTCACTTTTACCATATAATTTTTTCTATATTCTTAAAATAAACCATTATCTGATATATTTTTTCTTTGGAATTTTTTTCTTTAGGTTAAAAATCTATCAATTCATTGATAATTGGTATTATCTTTTTATTTTTATTACGCTTTATATTATTACTTATTATTATCATATAGATTTACTTTGTTCGATATTAGGCATTCTGTGGATGATATCCATGTCAATGATTGTTTCAGGGTATATTCCAAATTTGTTAAGTTCTTATAGGGAATACATTTATCAGATTTATCTGTTATCATTACCTTTTCAAGCTTTTGTAGAACTTATATTATGGAAAAAAATCTTTTATTGTGAATCTTTTTTCCTTGTTTTTTATATTCTTAGTATACTTATTGGTTTG